The DNA region GTGAAAAAGCCGCTGTTTTCCCGCGAAGGGCAAAATGTGCAGCTGCCGGGGCAGGCCAGCACGCCGGGCGTGTACGGCGACCTGGCGGCCGTGGAACAGGCCTACACCGAACTGCCCACCTTTGAGGCCGAGGACGGCCCGCGTTACCCGGTGCTGGGCGTGTGGGTGGCCGGCGCCGAGGTCTGCGGCCTGGGCATCCGCGAGGGCCGCAGCCGCGTGACCGACAACCGCGCCACCTTCGCCCCCCACGTGGTGCTCTGAGCATGGGCCGGGCGAGCGATGAAAGCGAGGATCAGGGGCTAGCCCAGCCCCCTGGCCCCGGCGGCTCCCCCATGCCCCGCTCTGCCCACCCGGACCTGATGCACCGCCTGAGCGACTTTCTGGACCCCACCGACGGCGCGGGGCTGGCCGAGCGCCTCTTTAACGCGCTGCTGGTGGTGCTGATCCTACTGACCGTGACCCTGACCATCGTGGGCACGGTGCCCAGCGTGGAGCGGGAATATGGCGCGGCCATCCGGGCCTTTGACTACGTGTGCGCGGCGGTGTTCGGCGCCGAATATCTGGCGCGGCTGTACGTGACGCCGCTGCGGCCCGGCTACGGTTCACGCCCGGCCGATTACTGGCGCTACGCCACCGCGCCCCTGCCCCTCATTGACCTCGTGGTGCTGCTTTCGCTGCTGATTCCGGGCAGCGCGGCCCTGGCCAGCCTGCGTGGGCTGCGGCTCCTGAAACTGCTGTCGCTGCTGAAACTGGGCCGCTATTCGGATTCGCTGCTGCTGATCGGCCGGGTGATCGCCCAGCGCGCCGGCGAACTGCTGACCACCGTGCTGATCGTGATTGTGCTGGTGTTTATCGCTGCCAGTGTGCTGTATCAGGTGGAAGCGGAGGCCGGCACCAAGGGCTTTGAGAGCATTCCCCAGGCGCTGTGGTGGGCGGTGGTGACCCTGACCACCACCGGGTACGGCGACGTGTACCCGGCCACGCCGCTGGGCAAGGCAGCGGCCGGCTTGATCATGCTGTTCGGCGTGGGCATGGTGGCGCTGCCGGCCGGGATGGTGGCCAGCGGCTTTGCCGAGGAGTTGGCCCGGCTCCGTCAGGAAGAACAGGCCGCCGCCCGCTCCATGCGCTACTGCCCCCACTGCGGCGAACCGCTGGAATAGGACAGGGGCAGGAGGGGCGCATCCAGATGGCCATGCGCAACTTGGTGCCTTCTGGGCCGCAGTGCAGGTCCGCGCGACTTGAACGGTTGTGGCCGAGCCCGGCGCGCAGAAAGTGGCCCAGGACGAACCCACCCTGTCTGACCCACACCACCCACAAAAACGGCCCGGGGCTGATGCAGCCACCGGGCCGTTCTTGCGCCTCCTTCTGACCTGCTTATTCCAGCGTATGGGGACGGCGGCCCTTGACCAGCCACGCCTCTTCCGTCAGGCCCGCCCCCTGGTTGGCGGCGCGGGCCATGATGAACAGCAGGTCCGACAGGCGGTTCAGGTAGATCACGACCTGGGTATTGATCTCTTCTTCAGCCTGCAGGCGAATCACCTCGCGCTCGGCGCGGCGGGCCACCGCGCGGGCCACCTGCAGCGTGGCGGCGGCGGGCGTGCCCCCGGGGTGCACGAAGCCGGTAAAGGGCGGGGCCGCTTCCTGGTAGCGGTCAATCATGGCTTCCAGAAAGGTCACGTCCTGGCCGTCCATGCGCGACAGTTTGGCCTCGTAGCGCGAGCCGGACCGGGTGGCCAGATCGGCGCCAATGTCAAAGAGGGCGTTTTGCAGGTATTCCAGGTCCTGGTCCAGTGCGGGGTCCGGCTTGTGGCTGCGGGTGTTGTGTGCGCGCGCCAGCCCAATAAACGAATTCAGTTCGTCCACCGTGCCGTAGGCCTCCACGCGGGCGCTGGCCTTGCTGACCCGCTCGGCGCCGTACAGGCCCGTGGTGCCGCCGTCTCCTGTTTTGGTGTAGAGCTTCATGGGGATACTGTAGAGGGTTGATGGTGGAAGGTTGATGGACAGGAGAGCCATGGCAGAAAGCAGATGGCGAAGGTACCAACCCCCGCCATCTGCTTTCTGCCATCAGCCTCTTCCCGCTACAGGCGGCCGGTGTCCTCGGTCAGCTGCCGCAGGGCCACGGCCAGGTCCGCGCGCAGGGCTTCGGGGCGGTAGCGCCAGGTCCAGTTGTGGTCGCCGGTGGTGCCGGGGAGGTTCATACGGGCCTCGGTGCCCAGGTTAAAGATGTCCTGCAGGGGCACCACGGCCAGCTTGGCGCGGCTTTCAAAGGCCATGCGCGTCAGCAGGGCGGCGAACGTCTCCTCGCTGGGGTCGCTGCTGGTGTACACGCGGAAGTTGTGGCGCTCCAGTTCATCGGCCGCGCGCCACCAGCCGCGCGTGGTGTCGTTGTCGTGGGTGCCGGTGTAGACGACCTGATTCTCGCGCAGGTTGTGCGGCAGGAAGTCGTTCACGCTGAAATCGCCGCCGCCAAAGGCAAACTGCAGCACCGCCATGCCAGGAAACTGAAAATCGTCGCGCAGCTTTTCCACGTCGGGCGTCACCACACCCAGGTCCTCGGCAATGATAGGCAGTTCGCCCAGCGCACCCAGCACCGCCTCGAACATGGCGTGGCCGGGCGCGGGGACCCAGCGGCCATGAATGGCGGTCTCGGCCGGGAAGGGAATTTCCCAGTACGCCGCAAAACCCCGGAAGTGGTCAATACGGATCACGTCGTACAGCTTCAGGCTGCCCTGAAAGCGCTTGATCCACCACTGAAAGCCGTCGGCCTGCATGGCGTCCCAGCGGTAGAGGGGGTTGCCCCACAGCTGCCCGGTTTCACTGAAATAGTCCGGCGGCACGCCCGCCACCACCGTGGGCTGGCCCTGATCGTCGAAATAGAACTGATCGCGCCCGGCCCAGGCGTCACTGGAGTCCATCGCCACAAAAATCGGAATGTCCCCGATCACCTGAATGCCCTTCTCGGCGGCGTAGCGGCGCAGCACCGTCCACTGGCGGAAGAACAGGAACTGAATAAACTTCACCCGCTCGGTCACGTGCACCAGCCGCTCGCGGGCCTGGGCCAGCACCTGGGGGTCGCGGTCGCGGGCGCCCGCCTCCCAGGCATTCCACGGCAGGCCGCCGTGGGCTTCTTTCAGCGCCATGAACAGGGCGTAGTCATCCAGCCACTCGGCTTCGGCCGCCTTGAACGCCTCGAAATCCGGGGTCAGGTGAGGGCCGCCCCCCGAGGCGTACCGGGCGTGCGCCCGCTCCAGCATCTGGTTGCGCCACACGTACTGCAAGCCGAAATCCACCTTGTCGGCCGAAAATTCGGGCACGTCGGCAAAGTCGCGCTCGTCCAGCAGGCCGTGTTCACGCAGCGCCATCAGGTCAATCAGGTAGGGGTTGCCCGCAAAGGCCGAAAACGCCTGATAGGGACTGTCGCCGTAGCCGGTGGGCCCCAGGGGCATCACCTGCCAGTAGCGTTGGCCCGCACGGGCCAGCCAGTCGATAAAGGTGCGCGCAGACTGGCCCAGTTCGCCGATGCCGTAGGGCCCGGGGAGGCTGGTGGGGTGCAGCAGAATGCCGCTGGAACGTGTAATGGTCATGAGTGAACCTCCGAACAGACAAAAACGGGCCGCGTCACTTCACCAGACATGGAAGTGATTCCAGAACATGAGGATAGTACAGTGCCGCTCCCGGCTGGGATTCAACCCGGGCTGAGCAGGCGCTGAAGGCGTGCCCACTGACCGTGCGCAGGAGCGGTGGGCCGGCCCACCAAGGGGTCCTGTGCCCAGGGATTCAGGACGCCTCCCGTTGCGCTGGGTGGGGTCCTCTTCGCCACTGTCCCGGGGGTTCCTTCTCTGCGGCGCCCACCACGCGGCCACGCCTGACCCGTCCCCCTTACTTGGTGTTCAGGAAATCCAGAATGGCGCGGGCCAGGGCCTGGGCCACGCGTTCGCGGTAGGCGGCCTGGGCCAGCAGGGGGCCTTCCACCGGACTGCTGCCAAAGCCCACTTCGACCAGAATGGCAGGCGTGGTGGGGTTACGGATCACATAAAAGGCGTCGGTGCGCACGCCCCGGTTGACCGCGCCCGTGGCGGCGATCAGCTGACCCTGCACCTTGCTGGCCAGCTGACGGCTGAACGCCACCTTGGCCTGGGCCAGAAGGTCACCCAGCAGGTTCTGCGCGAGACTGGCGGCGGCGCGGGTCAGTTCTTCCCCCACGCTGCCGCCACCGTTTTCCTGCACCGCAAGGCTGCGCGTGCTGCCCGCCAGCGGCTGCCCGAAATAATAGGTCTCGATGCCCTGGGCACTGGGCCCGGCTGAGTTCACGTGAATGCTGACAAAGGCGCTCACCTGCCCGGTGTTCGCCAGCCGCGAGCGGGCCTCCAGGTCGGCGCGCTTGTTGGCACTCAGGTGCTGGTCGGCGGTGCGGGTCATCACCACGTCCACGCCGTGCTGCACCAGCACCGCGCGGGTGCGCAGGGCAATGTCCAGGGTCACGTCCTCTTCGCGCACCCAGCGGCTGACGGCGCCGCTGTCCACGCCGCCGTGCCCGGCGTCCAGCACCACACGGGGGCGGATGGCAGGGCTCGCGGTGCTGACCGGGCGGGCCACTGCCGCTGGCGGGGGGGTGGGCGTGGCTGGCATGCGGCTGGCGGCCACACTGGTAGGTACGTCAATGACCAGCCGCGCCGTCTGCCCGGCCGCGGGGGGCAACACGCTGACCTTGGCCTGCGCGTGGCCCCTGGCCAGGGTCACGCTGACGGTGCCGCCGGCCACCGCGTAGGCGGTCACGCCCGGGGCATTCAGGGGGCCCTGCTCGGTTTTCAGGGGCACATCGAGCTTTACGGTGACGCTCTGGCCCGCCACCTTGACTTGACTGGCGGCCACGCGCGGCAGGTCAAACACCAGACGGGTGTAGCCGTCGTGCTGGCCCACGCGGGGGGCAGCCAGGGCCGTGGACAGAACAGACAGCAGCGCCAGGGCGGCGCCACGCAGCGGAACAGAGACAGCGGCGGGCTTCACTGCGCCGAGCTTAGCGCCCCGGGCCCTGCGAGCGGATGACAGACCATGAGCTGAAGCCCAGCTGACGCGTTCCCTCACGCCCCACGGAGCGGCGCCGCGTAGGGTAACGGGATGCCCCGAGTTCTTTCCCTGATGCTGCTGGGCCTGCTAAGCGTAGGCGCCCAGGCCCTGACCTTTGGCGGCTTAAACGTCACCCCGCGCGGCGAGCAGCGCCTGAACCTGGAGACGGGCGCCACCGAACTGCCCCAGGGCGGCACCGCCACTGATGCCCGCAGCGGGCTGAAGCTCAGTGCCCAGCGCCTGACCCTGCTGCCCGGGCAGACCCTCAAAGCCCAGGGCGCTGCCGTAACCACCAAGCAGGGCGGCACCCTGAGCGCCCCGCAGCTGACCTACGACCTGAAGGCCGGCACGGTTACGGCCTCGGGCGGCGTGACCTACAGCGACGCGCGCCTGCAGGGCCTGAGCGCCCCCACGCTGACCGTGTACCTGAACACGGGTTTCGTGGTGGCCTCGGGCGGGGTGAAGGCCAAGACCCCGGCGCTGTCGGGCGCGGCCCTGATCTTCGACCCCGCCACGGTGCAGGCGGTGCTGACGGGGCCCTATCAGGTGAGCCAGGGCACCCTCAAGGTGCAGGCTTCAACTGGCCACCTGCTGATGGTCTTTGGCGGCAACCGGGTGGTGCGCGTCACCCAGACCCCCGACGCCGAGACCCTGGCGCGCTTTGGCCCGTATCTGAAGTAAAGGGGGCGCGGGGTGAGCCCACGCCGCCTTATACGCCTGCCGGATCATCCGTGACCGCCCCTCCCGACGGGTTCACCTGTGAGGGAAGAACAGATGAACCGGAATCGTCATCAGACGGGCTTAGAGCGGTTGACCAAAGCACCCCCTCACCCCTCGCTGCGGCGCCGCTCTTCGAGTCCCACGCGGGCAGAGGGTCGAGACCCAACATCCTCTTGATGTCAGCGGCTCTCAAATGACTGGCTTCTCGCCTGATCCCTTGCTGTGTTCCCCTCTCCCCTGGTGGGAGAGGGAGGGAGGAGCGCAGCGACGGAAGGGTGAGGGGGCCGCCGGGTGGCCCCAACGGGTCTGGAACCCCTTGAGTTCTGTATCACAGCCCAGGGCCCCTCCGGTCAAGGAAGGGCCCTGGGCGCAACTGTTCGCTGCCGTGAAGCGTGCTTTAGATCTCCACGTGGGCAGGGGCGGCTTTTTCACCCTTCTCGCGGCGGGGAATCTGAAGGTTGGGCATCATCAGCGTGGCCAGGAAGGCCAGCAGGGCCACCAGAATGGAGTAGCGGTAGATGCTGGAGATGGTGTCGGCAAAGGCCACCTTGGCGGCGCGCGCACTGGCCAGCGAGATCTTCTCGCCGTCGTTCACGCCGTTCAGCGCCGCCGTGAGGGCCTGCTGCGTGGCCTGCTGGGCCGCCGCCGCTTCACCCTGGGCCAGCCCCTGGCGAATGCCGGCCAGAATCTGCTCGCGGGCCTGGGGCGCGGCCAGTGCCTGGGCGGGGATGGTGCTCAGGCGCGCGCGCAGTTCCTGGGGCAGCTGGGGATTGGCGGCCACGGCCTGCAGCTGCTTGGGATCACCGCTGTTCACGGCCTGCTCGATGGCGGCCTGCGTCTGGGCAAAGCCGGCCTTCACCTGGGCGGGCACGCCGCCTTCGGGAATCGAGGTAAAGCGGGTGCGGGCTTCGGCGGGCAGGCTGGCAATGAACTTGTCGGTCTTCAGTGCCTGCAGGGCGGCGGGGTCGCCACTTTCGATGGCCTTGGTGACGTTCTGGCGCAGCGTCGCGAAGCGGGCCCCAATCTGCTCGGGGGTCTCGGGGGTGGCGTTACGGTCGCCCCCGTTCTTGTTGCCCCCGGCCTTGATGCTGTCCCCAATTTCCTGAAGACGGGTCGCCACCGTGCCCTGGTTGGCGGCGGCCTGCGCGGCAAACTGGGTGGCGAGGTTGCTGCTGACCCCGGCGGTCAGCACGGCGCCGAAAATGGCGGTGCCAATCGTGCTGCCCATCTGCTGGAAAAACTGCCCGGCGCTGGTGGCCACGCCGATTTCCCAGGGCTTGACCGCCAGTTGCAGGGCGGTGGTGTACAGCGGCAGGGCGGGCCCCAGGCCCAGGCCCAGCAGCACCATGCGAATGACCACGCTGCCATAGCTGGAATCGGCATTCAGGGTGGACAGGGCAAAAAAGCCCAGGGCAGCGGTGATCAGGCCGATCAGCATCAGGGGCTTGTAGCGGCCCATACGGCTGGCAATCTGCCCGGAGCCGACGGCCCCGATGATCAGGCCCACGGTCAGCGGAATGGTGGCGGTCCCGGCCTTGGTGGCCGACACCCCCTGCACCTGCACCAGATACAGGCTGAGGAACAGAATGGCGCCCAGGAACCCGGCCCCGATCATGAAGCGGGCAATGGCCCCCCAGGCAAACGTGGGGTTCTTGAACAGGGTCAGCGGCAGAATGGGGCTTTCGTGGCGGCTTTCGGCCACCAGAAAGGCGATCAGGGCGGCGGCGCTCAGGCCGAACAGGCCCAGGATGGTGGGGCTGGTCCAGGCGTAGTTGCCGTCCGCGCCCCAGGTGAGGGCCAGCAGCATCGGCACGGCAAACACCAGAATCAGGAAAGCACCCAGCCAGTCCACGCGCGCTTTCAGGCCGCTGGCCAGCCGGGGCATCTTGCTGGCAATAAAGGCCAGCGCCAGCAGCCCGATAGGCAGGTTCACGTAAAACACCCAGCGCCACGACACATGGTCAGTCAGGAAGCCGCCCAGCAGCGGCCCAATCACGCTGCTTAGGCCGAACACGGCGCCGAACAGCCCCTGGTAGCGTGGGCGGTCCACGGGCTCAAAGAGGTCGGCGATGATGGCAAAGGCCACCGAGCCCAGCGCGGCGGCGCCCACGCCCTGCAGGCCACGGAACACCACCAGCTGCATCATGCCGCCGCCGAACAGGTTGCCCAGAAAGGGCTCGCCGGCCAGCCCGCACAGCGCCGAGCCCAGCAGGAAAATCACGATCCCGATCATCAGGATCGGTTTGCGGCCGTACAGGTCCGAGAGTTTGCCGTAAATGGGCACCAGCGCGGTGTTGGTGAGCAGGTAGGCGGTGGTGACCCAGGAGTACAGCGACAGGCCGTTGAGTTCCTGGGTGATGCGGGGCATGGCGGTGGACACGATGGTCTGGTCCAGCCCGCTGAGAAACAGGCCCAGCAGCACGCCAAAGAGAATCAGGCGCTTGGTGGGCAGATCGAGCGTCTTGGCGTAATCAATGCGCCCGGCGGGCTCGGCAGTGGAAGGGGTGGTCATGGATGCTCCTGACAGGGGGGCGAAAGCGGTTCAAGTTCGTCCAGCAGGCTTTGCAGGTGGCGCTCGGCTGCCGTGATGGTGTCCAGGTTCAGCCCGGTGAAGGTCGTGACATAGGCGCGCACAAATTCAGCGTCCATGCGCCCCACCACGCTGCGCCCGGCGTCGGTCAGGTCCACCAGTTTCTCGCGGCGGTTGTCCGGGTTTTCCTGGCGGGCGGCCAGCCCCCGTTTCACCAGCCGCTCCACAAGGTGGCTGGCGGCGGGCAGGCTCAGGCGGGTGCGCTCGCTCAGCTGGGTCACGCTTAGGGGTGCGTGGGCGCGCAGCTGGTGCAGCGCCGTTACCTGCGAAAAGCTGAGGTCGTGGCCCTGCAGCTCGTCTTGCATGCCGCGCATCACCCGGCTGCTGATCAGGCGGTGCAGGCGTTTCATGGTGTGGCCCAGGCGCTGGGCGGCCTCCACATGCTCGGGAGTGGGCGGCGGTCGGTCGGGGGGTGACAGCTCAGGAGGAGTCATACTTCCAAGTTTGCAACAATCTCATAGGCTGCACAATATGACATATCAGACTTTTCCAACCATAGATCAATTGGCTGAGCAGTGGGCCTGTGGAGGCCATCGGAATGGGCAGCTTGGTTTCGATTGCAAGCCTAATGCCACGCTCCGGGTGATGGAGGCTTGGGCAGAGGAGGCTTGAGGGCCGCCGCCGCAGACATCGCCCCTGCCCGGCTCGACCTTCTGGCGCTGTCCCAATCGCGGCAGGCAAGGGGCGTGTAGGGCCAGACGACGGTTCTTCTCCCTGATGAGCCTTGTGAAGCCGGGAAGCGGCCAAACATCGGCCCTGGGACACACAACCAAGGGCGCCGGTCAGCCTTCAACCGGCGCCCCTCATTCCTTTAAGCCTGGGCTCAGCGCAGGGCGTTCCAGGCGGCCTGCACTGCTGCGCCCCGTTCAAACTTCACGCCCAGGGCGGCAAAGCAGTCTTCCAGAATGCCGGCAATCCCCAGGGCGTCGTAGCGGTCGGCGTAGCCCATGGTGCTGATGCGGAACACGGTGTCCTCGTGGGGGGCCTGCCCCGGCAGGGCGCGCTGGCCCATTGCGGCCAGCCCAGCGGCCACCTGCCGCCCGGTCAGGCCCTGGGGCGGAGTCAGCACCGCCACCGCCGGGCTGGTGCGCGCGGCCCAGGCGGGGGCCCCCAGGGCGGTGCCGGCGGCGATCAGGGCGTCGGTCTTGCGGCGCTGCTCGGCCCACAGCTCTTCCAGGGGCACGGCCAGCAGGCGGTCCAGGGCAGTGCTCAGCGCGTAGATCAGGTTAATGGCCGGGGTCTGGGGCGTGTTGCCAGCCTTTTGCCCGGCCAGTTCGCGGGTCAGGTCCAGGTAAAAGCCGCGCTCGGGGTTCTGAATCAGGCGGGCCTGCACCTCTGGGCTGAACAGCACGAAACCCAGCCCCGGCGGGGTGGCGGTGCCCTTCTGGCTGCCCGAGACGATCACGTCCACGCCCCACTCGGCCGGGCGCAGTTCGGCCACCCCGTACGAGGTAATGCTGTCGGCAATGATGATCAGGTCCGGGTTGTCAGCGCGGGCGGCGCGGGCAATGGCTTCGAGATCGTGCAGGGCGCCGGTGCTGGTTTCGCTGTGGGTGATCAGCAGGGTGTGGGCGTCCCGGGCCGCGCCCGCGACCTCCTGGGGGTCCAGCAGCTCGCCCCAGGGGCGGGCCACCAGTTCGGTGCGGTAGCCCAGTCGCCCGGCCATCTCGCCCCAGCGCTCGCTGAATTTGCCGGCCTGGGCATTGACCACCTTCGCGCCCACGGGCGTGGTGCTCACCAGCGCCCCCTCAAAAGCCCCGGTGCCGCTGCTGGTGGTGATCACCGCGTCGTACGGAGCCCCCAGCAGGCGCGAAAGCTTGGCGCGCGCTTCCATCAGCTTGTCAATGCCGGCCTGGGCGCGGTGGTGCATCTGGGGCTGGGCCAGTTGCGCCAGCACGTCGGGCGCCACCTCTACTGGGCCCGGGGCGATCAGGCGCTCGCGGTTGAGGGGCGCAAAGGGAAAAGCCGGGGAAGCGCTAGGGGTCACGGGTCCAGAGTAGTGGGGCGCCTCCAGTCGGCTTCACCGCCGTCTGCACGAGCCGGCCTATGACGGGTTTTTAACAACTTCCACAAATGACTGAAAAGTCTTACAGTGTTGGTATGAGCAACCACTTGCAGTTCGTGGAACGGGCGGGGGTGCTGCTGGAGATGATCGGCATGCCGCGCCTGTCGGGGCGGGTGCTGGGGACGCTGCTGTGCGCGCCGCCGGGCGGGCACACGGCGGCCGAGGTGGCGGCGCTGCTGCAGGCCAGCCGCGCGGGCGTGGGCAGCGCCCTGAAACACCTGACGATGATGGGCCTGATCGAACATGCCCCCAGCCCCGGCGAGCGCGCCGACCGCTTCCGGATGCGCCCCGGCGCCTGGGCCGAACTGACCGAGCAGGGCAACCGCAAACTGAACACCTTTGTGCAGCTGGCCGAGGAAGGGCTGCGCGCCCTGCCCCCGGGCGGCGACCCTGCGCCCCTGCAGGAGATGGGCGCCTTTTACCGTCTGTGGCTGGACCTGTTTCCCCAGGTGCTGGCCCAGTGGCACGCCCTGAACCGGAGGCCCGAATGAACGCGATCACGCTGGACGGCCTGAGCAAACAGTTTGCTGGGGGCGCTGGCCTGCAGCCCACCAGCCTCTCGGTGCCCACGGGGCAGGTGTTCGGCTTTCTGGGGCAGAACGGGGCCGGCAAAACCACCACCATCCGCACGCTGCTGGGGTTTCTGCGCCCCACGGCCGGGCAGGCGCAGATTCTGGGCCATGACGTGTGGCACAACCGCGCCGCCGTCCACGCCCGGGTGGGCTACCTGCCCGGCGAGGTGAAGTTGCGCCCCGGCCACACCGCCCGCGAGGTGCTGACCCGCGCCGCCGCGCTGCGCCGCGTCTCCCCGCAGGGCGCCCTGCAGACCGCCGAGCGCCTGGGCCTGGACGTCTCGCGCCGGGTGGGGACCCTCAGCAAGGGCAACCGCCAGAAGGTGGGCCTGTGCGCCGCGCTGCTGGGCGACCCCGAGGTGCTGATTCTGGATGAGCCCACCGACGGCCTGGACCCGCTGGCGCAGGCCACCGTGCTGGCGCTGCTGCGCGAGGCACGCGCCCAGGGCCGCACCGTGTTTCTGTCCAGCCATGTGCTGAGTGAGGTGGAGCATGTGGCCGATCAGGTGGCGATTCTGCGCGGCGGGCGCCTGGTGCGCCAGGAAACGCTGAGCACCCTGCGCGCCGGGTTGCCGCAGCGGCTATCGGTGCGTTTTGCCCGCCCCCCGGGCCGCGACCTGGGCACGCTGCCGGGCCTGAGCGAGGTGAGCAGGCACGACCTGGAGTGGCGCGGCGTCTGGCGCGGCCCGGCCGACACGCTGCTGCGCGCCCTGGCGGCCGAAGAGGTGGCTTCCTTCAGCCTGACCCCGTTCTCGCTGGAAGACGCCTTCTTTCTGGACTACGGCGCGCCCGGGGGGGAAAGCCATGTGGCCTGAGGTCTACCGGCAGGCCCTGCGCGACGCCCGGCGCGGCTGGCTGGTCTGGAGCGCGTCTCTGCTGGCCTACACGCTGCTGGTGCTGGCCTTTTACCCCAGCATCCGCAACGACCCGGCGG from Deinococcus multiflagellatus includes:
- a CDS encoding ABC transporter ATP-binding protein, translated to MNAITLDGLSKQFAGGAGLQPTSLSVPTGQVFGFLGQNGAGKTTTIRTLLGFLRPTAGQAQILGHDVWHNRAAVHARVGYLPGEVKLRPGHTAREVLTRAAALRRVSPQGALQTAERLGLDVSRRVGTLSKGNRQKVGLCAALLGDPEVLILDEPTDGLDPLAQATVLALLREARAQGRTVFLSSHVLSEVEHVADQVAILRGGRLVRQETLSTLRAGLPQRLSVRFARPPGRDLGTLPGLSEVSRHDLEWRGVWRGPADTLLRALAAEEVASFSLTPFSLEDAFFLDYGAPGGESHVA
- a CDS encoding MarR family winged helix-turn-helix transcriptional regulator encodes the protein MTPPELSPPDRPPPTPEHVEAAQRLGHTMKRLHRLISSRVMRGMQDELQGHDLSFSQVTALHQLRAHAPLSVTQLSERTRLSLPAASHLVERLVKRGLAARQENPDNRREKLVDLTDAGRSVVGRMDAEFVRAYVTTFTGLNLDTITAAERHLQSLLDELEPLSPPCQEHP
- a CDS encoding N-acetylmuramoyl-L-alanine amidase family protein is translated as MKPAAVSVPLRGAALALLSVLSTALAAPRVGQHDGYTRLVFDLPRVAASQVKVAGQSVTVKLDVPLKTEQGPLNAPGVTAYAVAGGTVSVTLARGHAQAKVSVLPPAAGQTARLVIDVPTSVAASRMPATPTPPPAAVARPVSTASPAIRPRVVLDAGHGGVDSGAVSRWVREEDVTLDIALRTRAVLVQHGVDVVMTRTADQHLSANKRADLEARSRLANTGQVSAFVSIHVNSAGPSAQGIETYYFGQPLAGSTRSLAVQENGGGSVGEELTRAAASLAQNLLGDLLAQAKVAFSRQLASKVQGQLIAATGAVNRGVRTDAFYVIRNPTTPAILVEVGFGSSPVEGPLLAQAAYRERVAQALARAILDFLNTK
- a CDS encoding ion transporter, which gives rise to MPRSAHPDLMHRLSDFLDPTDGAGLAERLFNALLVVLILLTVTLTIVGTVPSVEREYGAAIRAFDYVCAAVFGAEYLARLYVTPLRPGYGSRPADYWRYATAPLPLIDLVVLLSLLIPGSAALASLRGLRLLKLLSLLKLGRYSDSLLLIGRVIAQRAGELLTTVLIVIVLVFIAASVLYQVEAEAGTKGFESIPQALWWAVVTLTTTGYGDVYPATPLGKAAAGLIMLFGVGMVALPAGMVASGFAEELARLRQEEQAAARSMRYCPHCGEPLE
- a CDS encoding aminotransferase class V-fold PLP-dependent enzyme, translating into MLAQLAQPQMHHRAQAGIDKLMEARAKLSRLLGAPYDAVITTSSGTGAFEGALVSTTPVGAKVVNAQAGKFSERWGEMAGRLGYRTELVARPWGELLDPQEVAGAARDAHTLLITHSETSTGALHDLEAIARAARADNPDLIIIADSITSYGVAELRPAEWGVDVIVSGSQKGTATPPGLGFVLFSPEVQARLIQNPERGFYLDLTRELAGQKAGNTPQTPAINLIYALSTALDRLLAVPLEELWAEQRRKTDALIAAGTALGAPAWAARTSPAVAVLTPPQGLTGRQVAAGLAAMGQRALPGQAPHEDTVFRISTMGYADRYDALGIAGILEDCFAALGVKFERGAAVQAAWNALR
- the malQ gene encoding 4-alpha-glucanotransferase — translated: MTITRSSGILLHPTSLPGPYGIGELGQSARTFIDWLARAGQRYWQVMPLGPTGYGDSPYQAFSAFAGNPYLIDLMALREHGLLDERDFADVPEFSADKVDFGLQYVWRNQMLERAHARYASGGGPHLTPDFEAFKAAEAEWLDDYALFMALKEAHGGLPWNAWEAGARDRDPQVLAQARERLVHVTERVKFIQFLFFRQWTVLRRYAAEKGIQVIGDIPIFVAMDSSDAWAGRDQFYFDDQGQPTVVAGVPPDYFSETGQLWGNPLYRWDAMQADGFQWWIKRFQGSLKLYDVIRIDHFRGFAAYWEIPFPAETAIHGRWVPAPGHAMFEAVLGALGELPIIAEDLGVVTPDVEKLRDDFQFPGMAVLQFAFGGGDFSVNDFLPHNLRENQVVYTGTHDNDTTRGWWRAADELERHNFRVYTSSDPSEETFAALLTRMAFESRAKLAVVPLQDIFNLGTEARMNLPGTTGDHNWTWRYRPEALRADLAVALRQLTEDTGRL
- a CDS encoding cob(I)yrinic acid a,c-diamide adenosyltransferase, yielding MKLYTKTGDGGTTGLYGAERVSKASARVEAYGTVDELNSFIGLARAHNTRSHKPDPALDQDLEYLQNALFDIGADLATRSGSRYEAKLSRMDGQDVTFLEAMIDRYQEAAPPFTGFVHPGGTPAAATLQVARAVARRAEREVIRLQAEEEINTQVVIYLNRLSDLLFIMARAANQGAGLTEEAWLVKGRRPHTLE
- a CDS encoding MDR family MFS transporter, with the translated sequence MTTPSTAEPAGRIDYAKTLDLPTKRLILFGVLLGLFLSGLDQTIVSTAMPRITQELNGLSLYSWVTTAYLLTNTALVPIYGKLSDLYGRKPILMIGIVIFLLGSALCGLAGEPFLGNLFGGGMMQLVVFRGLQGVGAAALGSVAFAIIADLFEPVDRPRYQGLFGAVFGLSSVIGPLLGGFLTDHVSWRWVFYVNLPIGLLALAFIASKMPRLASGLKARVDWLGAFLILVFAVPMLLALTWGADGNYAWTSPTILGLFGLSAAALIAFLVAESRHESPILPLTLFKNPTFAWGAIARFMIGAGFLGAILFLSLYLVQVQGVSATKAGTATIPLTVGLIIGAVGSGQIASRMGRYKPLMLIGLITAALGFFALSTLNADSSYGSVVIRMVLLGLGLGPALPLYTTALQLAVKPWEIGVATSAGQFFQQMGSTIGTAIFGAVLTAGVSSNLATQFAAQAAANQGTVATRLQEIGDSIKAGGNKNGGDRNATPETPEQIGARFATLRQNVTKAIESGDPAALQALKTDKFIASLPAEARTRFTSIPEGGVPAQVKAGFAQTQAAIEQAVNSGDPKQLQAVAANPQLPQELRARLSTIPAQALAAPQAREQILAGIRQGLAQGEAAAAQQATQQALTAALNGVNDGEKISLASARAAKVAFADTISSIYRYSILVALLAFLATLMMPNLQIPRREKGEKAAPAHVEI
- a CDS encoding GbsR/MarR family transcriptional regulator; the protein is MSNHLQFVERAGVLLEMIGMPRLSGRVLGTLLCAPPGGHTAAEVAALLQASRAGVGSALKHLTMMGLIEHAPSPGERADRFRMRPGAWAELTEQGNRKLNTFVQLAEEGLRALPPGGDPAPLQEMGAFYRLWLDLFPQVLAQWHALNRRPE